A segment of the Gossypium hirsutum isolate 1008001.06 chromosome D10, Gossypium_hirsutum_v2.1, whole genome shotgun sequence genome:
TTTGAACATGAAAAGGGCTTGCCTCTCACTCTCAATGCAACCTTCATTAATATTAACGGTTGCTAGACTGAGAAACAAAAGCACTAAAAGAACACTCATTGATATTTCAGTTGTTAAAACAATTAATGAAGAAACCAAACTATGAAAGGCAACGTTTATAGAGTTCCTATTTATAGTATCATAACTAACAGTAATGTTTTTAACCATTAATCAAGCTAGCCAATTACGTTCAATATTCATCTTAAAACTTGGTAGCTTATATGGAATGTGACAGCGAAAATGACAATGGGTTTGAAGTGCTAAAAGCAAAAGACTAGAAGAGTATGgttttatatatattgtaatcACACCATTTTTCTCAACATTTTGGCTTCAAAGTCAAATGCATGCAATTcttacccattttttagtggaCGGGATAGACACGCCCAAAGCTTTAGACTTGATCGAAGAGTAACTGATGACTGTTCCAAATCCAAACTTTGTGTTTTTTGGTTGGAAAGATTTGTTTTACTTCGGACTGCTTTTTCCACACTCATTAGCCTCCCTTTTCTGATCAATTCCGTGATTGTCGTTTCTGTAGAACGTTGATCGGTGACTAATTACCAATGGATTGTATTTGGCTGAGTTTtgatgtaaatattaaattaaaagaaatgattTGGATTGAAAATTGATGGACACCTAACCAAAGACTAATATAGGCAGGGGAAGTGAGAAAAAATTTTGAGAGTTggaattaagttataaattttaataagagttgaaataaaattttaattttttattgtttaatatttttataaatttttaaatgattaaattaaaatattattatttttaagagtaaagtgtaattttattattattaatttataattttttacattttaaaaggtaaaaatgtacaatttttcaattttagaaaGTCAAAGTCTTGGTTGCTCCCCTCCCGCTCTCCTTGAATATAAGACCTAACCTTGTAATATCAATGATACAAGTTGAGTTAAGCTTCAATTGTTATTTACTTCTTTACTTtaaaattatacttaaaaatagtagattatttttaaaatattaaaaatatttaactatatttaaaaatattttattttataaattaataattattataagaatttgaaatattaagatattgaaataaaattattatgaacATTTTAAATATACTTGTTAAAATGTCTAGCATcatgttgattgagtcttaatttgattggTATGGGCATTATTGCTAATACAAGAAAACGTAAGTTCGAGAATATTGAAacatattatcctcctatttatagattGAAGGACTATGGGTAGTTCTATATGACAAAAAGAATAGATGTGATtagaacttataataaaattgataaaaaaaatcacagTATCATCTTTAAAATGAAACTTATAAAATACTTTCAAACTTACAAAATACtatcaaaattgatatttttgtacaataacaaaattagaaaGGAATGAACTAGGGACCTATTCTTTGCCCTTCTACATCCTTTATTTTTTGAACACAAGATAAAAGATCTCATATTGGagcctgaattttttttttgttaagttaATCCCTTAACTTGAAAATTGTTCCCACGTTAGAGCTTGAATTAGGCAATTATTTTAACATTGGTGCATgaaatttttttgtccaaattaatctTTGAACTCGGTAATTATTCCCATATGGAGGCTTTAACTTTTAttcattaaactttttttttaaagaaatatcatgAACTAGGAACAATTGCTAAGTTGGTATCCCAAATAGTGCAATAACCCAAACTCAATTAAAAACTGGTGGACACGTATGAGGTTCCACGTGAAGTTGAGCACACATGATCGTCAAACCACCTAACAATTGCTCGCTCATCAATTTTTCTTTACCTTTTTCTCACACTCTGGATCTGGGCATGTTATTTTCTAAACTAAACCGAAGTTTTCCAACAAGACTCAGTAGACACTTCTCTCTTTCAGCCCCAACATTCTTAAAAGACAATCAGACATCCATAGGAATCTCAAGTATTAAACCCCACAATTACAGAATTTCCGTTTTCATGAAAAATGGGCTTATCCAAGAAGCCCAGAATCTGTTTGACAAAATGCCTCAGAAGAACGTTGTTACGTGGAATACCATGATTCGCGGGTACTTTCTGAACGGGTTTTTCAGTAAAGCCATTGCTATGTTCCAGGAGACGCCAGAACGCGATATTTTTACGTGCAACATAGTGATTTCAGGGCTCATGCATGGCCATGATGTGCAAGGTGCAAGGCAGGTTTTCGAAGGGATGGTTTGTAGAGATGTGGTGACATGGAATGCTATGATTGGAGGGTATTTTATAAATGGAATATTGGATAAAGGGTTGAAGATTTTTGAGGAGATGCCCGTGAAAGATGTTATATCGTGGAACTTGGTCATTGAAGGGCTTGTGAAATGTGGAAAGCTTGACTTGGCTGAAGagtattttaaaagaatgagttATAGAGATGTTGCTTCATGGACTGTTATGATTTCAGGGTTTGCAAAAGCTGGAAGGATGGCTGATGCTTGTAAATACTTTGAAGAGATGCCAGTGAAGGATGTTCGTGCGTGGAATGTAATCTTAGAGGGTTATATAGGGATTGAGTGTGTTGACTTAGCAGAAAGTATTTTTCATGAAATGCCTGGGAAGGATTTGGATTCCTGGAAATTGTTAATAAATGGGTTGGTTAGATGTAGAAGATTAGTAAATGCTTTGGGTTATTTCATGAAAATGCCCACAAAATGTTGTAAAACATTGAACTCAATCTTGTTGGGGTTGATAAGAAATGGACATGTCAAGGAAGGTCATGCATTTTTGGAGAAACAACCGTATAACAATGTTGTTTCATGGACGAATGTTGTTGTTGGATACTTTGGAATAGGTGAGGTTAGGAGTGCGGTTAAAGTTTTCGAATCGATGCCAATTCGAGATGTGACCATGTGGAATGTGATGATATGTGGACTAGGAGAAACTAATTTTGGTGAAGAAGGATCTAAGTTTTTCATCAGAATGAAGGAATCGGGTTTTCACCCTGATGAAGCTACATTTACTAGCATTCTCACCATCTGTTCGAATTTGCCAAGCTTAGACCTCGGAAATCAGATTCATGCAGAGGTAGTTAAATCAGGTTTAAATCATTTCACCGCCATTTCAAATGCATTGGTCACTATGTATGAAAGATGTGGCAACATGCACTCTGCTTTGCTCGAGTTCGTTTCCATGCAGAGACATGACGTTATTTCTTGGAATTCTATAATATGCGGATTCGCTCACCATGGAAATGCTGAAAAAGCTCTCGAGATGTTTGAACGAATGAGATTAACTGATGTTAAGCCTAACCACATAACTTTCATCGGTGTATTATCTGCCTGCAGCCATGCTGGTCTGATTGACAAAGGTAAATACTACTTTGATTATATGAAAAGTAAATGCTCTCTTCAGCCAACAACAGAGCATTATACTTGTATTGTGGATCTGTTGGGAAGATTCGGACTCATAGATGAGGCAATGAGTTTTCTTAATCAAATGAGAGCCGATGGTATCGAAGTTCCGGCTAGTGTTTGGGGAGCTTTGCTTGGAGCCTGCAGAATCCATAATAACATGGAGTTGGGGGTGATAGCTGCTGAGAGAGTTTTGGAAAAGGAACCTCGTAACTCAGGCATATACTTAATATTAGCTGAAATGTATCTTTCTTGTGGACGGAGAGATGAGGCCGAGAGCATTCGAGCTCGCATGGAGGAGAAGGGGGTGAGGAAGCAACAGGGCCGTAGTTGGGTTGAGGTAAACAATAGCAGCTAAGAGAACTTGATCATATTGGTGAGCAACTCGAGTTTAGCATTATGATATTTCAATCCTAAATCCAAACGAAGTTAaatccatttcaaatattttaacagGTTTAAAAGTTTTGTAAATCAAAGTTTTCTTTATTCCAACGAGTGATTTCACCATTAAAATCTCTTTATCTTTGCAGTGACCCTATTTATTCTCAAACCAGTGGagtattttctatctttttccacgCATTTTAGCTTTCAGTGAAAAATCATGAAAGCTTCTAAGGCAAATCCCAAAGGTCACATTTGTTTAAATCAGCCTCATCAATGGTGATAGCATAGAATTTGGAACTGAGAACGTTTGGTAAAGATATCAAGTTATTAATTCTTCGGCTATGGGGTGGAATTGTAATCCTAGGGATAATTACATTTGTTCATCTTCCTTGATAAGACTTGAAATGTTTTTCATTAGAAACCCTTAATTCAACGATAAAAACCTCAATGAAATCGctctataaaaaaattgatttcttagtaattgaagaaaataatgaaaacccAAAACTACGAAGTAAATTCAAAGCTCAAAATGGAAGCAAGAAAGTGGCTCAAggaagagaaaatgaaaagaaataatgATTAGAAAAGCTTCGACTGTTAAAAATGGaaggggtttttttttaatacaagaatagtaaactatttattttattttatttttattttgatgacccaaccattaatatttttgttttagttatacatttttttaaaaagttaaatattttagttactttTCCATTAGCTACCTAAGATAAGTTTAACATGGGCTTTATTTTATTGGCCTAATGATAAATTTAACATTTCAATATTTGCAtattctataaaaatataattgttgAAAATACCCTCAAATTTATGGATTTTTGGATTTGAACTATTAATCATTTCTTTATTGACACTCTCAACATTacgattttttaaaaatcaactcaattTTAACAGTAAATGCGAGTTGACCGTCAGTCAAACTACAAGTCAACGAAGTAGTTTATGTGGCGTGCCACATAAGCACGAAGTTATAGATGACGTCATCtataaaaaattgtttaacaatttctttttttttcattttgtttccatttttttggttcttctcctctttctctcTTCCCCTCTAGCTACTATTACAGTAAAAGAAAAACACAATGACCCACCACTATTTTCATCATAGCCCAAAACTGAATTTCATTCTTTCAATTACCCATTGCAATTACATTAAAAATCAAAGCAAACTCATTTCTAAATGAAACATTTAAtccataaaaaaaaatacttataatCAAAGAAAAATACAAGTTCACCCCcaaatgaaaatgctaaaaaagaaaataaaaaacctagAAACAAACATTAGAAACACATGCATTTTAAAACCATAAGAACacgaaatagaaaaagaaatactAATTATTGTTGTAATCCATTTCTTTAGCTTCCCTTTCAAAACTGAACCAAACCAAACCAACCcttcttttccttctttcttttttttttgtaaaaaaagatAATTGTAGGTTGCTCCTTGAGACCCTCAATTCCTCAGAGCTGTCGAAGAAGCTGTACAAAGAAATGGTGTGGTTCTATAATATCTCGTTATTCAATGACGCCGGAAACAATGATTTCGGGGTCAAAACTCTTATATGTGAAgtgtattatttaattaatgcttATAGAGTTATATGAGGGCCATATTAAAATATGGTTAAGAAATtataatgtttagatagttaattaagtaaaaaggattaaatcgtaaaagtggtaaaagttagttgttcttagtaaattgagttttATAGCTATAGAAACTTAGTTGGAGgccttaaatggcaattaaacCATTGCTAGTTATGTTGGACGGCTAGGGGTATGCATATTTGAtgttttataagtttaattaaagggaattttggtaatttaataaaaataatgaaagaaacaaaaagatgataaaactatcatcttcttcaattgtTCTCTTCCACCACTGAAACACCATGTTAGTGCAAGGTTAGGGTTCGGCCAAGCTTTGGTTGCATGCATGTGATTAATTTTTGTAACgttctttgtaatttttatgtttttgagatcgttacaactaggtctagTTAACTCGTACATCCGTTTTTAAAACTGTCAAATATTTTAAATGGTGCCATTGATGAAACCTTATTGTTTTGGGTGTTATTTGATGGAGTGGAAATTTTAGCTGGTAATTTGAATTAGTCTATTAagtaattttgttagttttttattaaaagattaaattaggTAAATATTAGAATTCAtgggaaaatatttttaatttagaataTATTTGGGCTGGAAATAAGAGGATAAATATTCGGCTAGcatgaataaatggaaaatttttctaaaattggagattttaagtttagggactaaattgtgaaaaatgtaaaattttaaggaaaatgtgtagttaatgaaaagttaacagtcatatgtattgaattgaatgtgaatttaatagattatatttaatatatagatcaagatttgaataaaaaaaggcaataaccgaggaaaaggaaaaattgcgAAGTAGTCCCTGTGTTTAAATCTGGAGTGTTTTAGAGGTAAGTTCATTGTTATTTGCTATTTAATGTGTTTAAATTCTAATTTATATGGTTACTATCTTGTTAGTTGATCTTTTTGAATGTACATGTGAGTATAATTGTTAGGAATgtaagtattatatatatacatgaggtTGAGGAGTAGTTATTAGTAGTGTTTCTTGGATATGAAATGAATTGTATGGGACTGTAATGAGTTCTAGTATGAATATGGAAATGTGAAGTGCTTTCATTGCACTTTGGTGCCCTTGTGAACACTTTGGTGTTCATGTTTGCACATTTGTGCCCTTAAATGCACTCTGGTGCCCTTGATAGCACATTTGTGCCCTTGAATGCACTCCGATGCCCTTGATAGTACATTCGTTCCCTTGATAGCATATTTGTGCCCCTGATTGCACACTTGTGCTCCTGATTGCACTTTGGTACCCCTGTTTTTGCATCTATGATGCCCTTGAAAATGAATGAAGTTCGAGTATTTGAACCGGATAATGCTAAACTtgaataaatgatatgaagaatTACATGGAATGGACATATTCAAGTTGTGATAAGTTCTTGAAAACTTATAGACAAAGTAATTGAGAATTTTAGTTAACATGTTATAACATTTAGGTTATTCCTTACTAAAAACAAGTCAAGTAGAATGTACACTATGATCTTACTAAGTTATTTAAGCTTAACGATTTTTCTCATGTTATTTTATAGTTAATGGCTGCAAACGGCTCAAAGAATCAACATCAAAGCACACACTATCCATTTACTCTTGGTATCTTTTGTATCTCTTTTTGGGTTGTGGCATTAATATAGGTTTTGTTGAAAGAAAGTTAACAATAGAAGTTTGGAAGATATAAAAAGTTATTTAGTATTGTGATTATGTTATGTGATGTTGAATGGTAAACTTTATTAGTATGAATAGAAGAAAATAGTATGGTTGGTTATGAATGTTGATTGAAGTGTGTTAATGGATAAATGTTTGGTGTATTGTTGGGTTATAATTGAGGTACCTATGAATGGTACATTAGTTTGAAGTCTAGGTTActaattttgatatgtttaaagtGTAGGATTATGTTTGTTTTGGTCATTGAATGGTTAGTGTTTTATGTGTACCTTGTTGGGcaagttttggcttgattttagcttgtttaAGGAGTCAATTTGGTAGCACACGGCTTGGGCCACGGGATATCATActaccgtgtgccacacacagtcaccccacacggccgtgtgtgatCTTTTAGTTTTAGTACAGGTTTCACATGGTCTGagacacaggctgagacacgacTGTAtgtctcaagtcagtgagttacacagtctATGACATAgcctgggacacgaccgtgtgttcctACTTCGAATGTTCACATGGTCTGATTTGTgtcacacgacctagccacatggccttgtgacccatgttttccaaattttcaagttttctCAAAAACTTTGATACAATTTGATCCCTTAATacttttaatctaatttttaggGCCCTGTAAATATGCAATAAAGCCCATATGAATAATTATTCTATAAGTAGttatgtttgtattttaaatgaAGATTTGTTTTGATTCAAGTTAAATTGTTCCGTTTGATTCTGTAACACTCTGATTCTTAATCTGGCGACGAAGACAggatatgggtgttacatttagtggtatcagagctatggtttaattGATTCTAGGATTAACGTAGCATGTATATTGTttagtatatacatgccacatataccctgtgatagtgtgatacttTTGATTCACTCTAATAttgtattttcttatagattcaagATGTCGATTGAGTCGAACCGGGTCGTAGTTAACAAAGCTGAAAGTAAAGTTCAAGTTCTAAATCTTGAAGCAAGTAATCGTGCATCAGTTTCATAGTCCTTTGGTGATGAGATGAGAAATGTGTTTTTCGAGATAATGAACCAATGGTTCAATGAATTTAAGCAAACAAATCATGTAACTCCGTAACTTTTACCCCCTACTGTGCCTCCTTCGGCACCCCTATACCTTCAAAATTATGTACCTGTGATAGTTACCCGATTATCTTTGGACAAAGTTCATAAATATggagctgaagaatttagaggcAAATTTGATGATGACCCAACAAAAGTTGAGTACTAGTTAGTGAATACGAAAAGAGTTTTTGTGGAATTGATGTGCACTCCTGAAGATTTTTTGAGATGTAATGTGTCGTTCCTGAAAGATGAAGCATACTCATGGTGGGACACTTTGAGCACAATGACATCAAGTGGTCGTATTAATTGGGTTTTCTTCCAAattgaattcaagaaaaagtaTGTTAGCTGATTGTTTCttaacaagaaaaagaaagaattcctTAAACTAAAACAAGGAAATCAATCTGCAGCTGAGTATGAAcagaaatttatgtaattaagcAAGTATGCCAGTAATATAGTGTCAAATGAGGAAAAAATATGTATTAGATTTGGAGACGAGTTGAATGATGACATTCGTATGTTCGTGGCAGCATTAGTTACGGGAATTTGTAGAACTTTCAGAAAGAGctcaaaaaattaaagaaatctgCAATAGTAAACAACAATCagatttgaaatttcaaattttaacaaaTGAGGTTCGTTTAAGTATGCTCAAAATTTTCCATCAAAGAAGTTTAGAAATGAAGCAAGTCGATCGACTACCCCTTCAGAGTTCACTGGAAGAGATAACCAAAGCAAAGC
Coding sequences within it:
- the LOC107931360 gene encoding pentatricopeptide repeat-containing protein At4g02750 is translated as MIVKPPNNCSLINFSLPFSHTLDLGMLFSKLNRSFPTRLSRHFSLSAPTFLKDNQTSIGISSIKPHNYRISVFMKNGLIQEAQNLFDKMPQKNVVTWNTMIRGYFLNGFFSKAIAMFQETPERDIFTCNIVISGLMHGHDVQGARQVFEGMVCRDVVTWNAMIGGYFINGILDKGLKIFEEMPVKDVISWNLVIEGLVKCGKLDLAEEYFKRMSYRDVASWTVMISGFAKAGRMADACKYFEEMPVKDVRAWNVILEGYIGIECVDLAESIFHEMPGKDLDSWKLLINGLVRCRRLVNALGYFMKMPTKCCKTLNSILLGLIRNGHVKEGHAFLEKQPYNNVVSWTNVVVGYFGIGEVRSAVKVFESMPIRDVTMWNVMICGLGETNFGEEGSKFFIRMKESGFHPDEATFTSILTICSNLPSLDLGNQIHAEVVKSGLNHFTAISNALVTMYERCGNMHSALLEFVSMQRHDVISWNSIICGFAHHGNAEKALEMFERMRLTDVKPNHITFIGVLSACSHAGLIDKGKYYFDYMKSKCSLQPTTEHYTCIVDLLGRFGLIDEAMSFLNQMRADGIEVPASVWGALLGACRIHNNMELGVIAAERVLEKEPRNSGIYLILAEMYLSCGRRDEAESIRARMEEKGVRKQQGRSWVEVNNSS